The Salvelinus sp. IW2-2015 linkage group LG4q.2, ASM291031v2, whole genome shotgun sequence genome includes the window cttttgaagcttccagtctgttattcgaactcaatcatgacaaagtgatctccagccttgtccttgtcaacactcacacctgtgttaacaagagaatcactgacatgatgtccagctggtccttttgtggcttGGCTGAAATCCAGtggaaatgtatttttggggattcagttcatttgcatggcaaagagggactttgcaattcattacaattcatctgatcactcttcataacattctggagtatatgcaaattgcaatcatacaaactgaggcagcagactgaaaattaatatttgtatcattctcaaaacttttggccacaactatAATGTGATGAacaaatgtcaatagaaaacaggtgcTGATGAACTAAAGCTCCTCTATTCACCTCGTGTCTCTTGAAGAATTCAGATGACTTCAGGGCTTGTTGAATTTTTGCTAGTTTGCTGAGGTATGAATTCTGTATGAGAGGGGGAGAATAGAGGGCAATATGATCATTCTGGCTGTAGAGTTGAGACTTGGGAGCCTCCCTTGATAAATCCATTAAATTAATAGAGGTTGTGTACAGGTATCTCAATTCCATTTGCCATCTGTCGTTCCAACAGGATCTACTGTAGTGCATATTGCCATGTGGGTTGCTCATCCTATCCAAATATTTACCAATGTGTGTATTACTTTTCATGTGATCTTACACGAGACAGGTAAAGTGCAACCAATTTGTTTGACTGTTCAAGTATGGCCTTTACATGAGACAAGGTATGTCTCCATTTGTCTATGAATCAGCAGAACATGCAAATGAATGCGGCTGTAACACCATAACAGGTAGGACTCGTAGCGGTCAACCTACTACGATGTTTGTGTTGCCTCCGGAAAAGTCCCTGAAGACCTGTGTGACATCCTCCTTAGACCGGGTCTTCTTGAAATCCGTATGACATGTACCGTCAGCTTTCTGAGAGAAGGAACAGCCAACATGACTAAATTGCATATGTAATGAACTTCACATGAAAAACGTATGAGCAACAttaatggggaggggggggggaccaaGAAAAACCTTTTACATGGGAAAGGATCTCTATGGTGGCGTTTTGAGTGAAAACTGACCGAATTCCTTCTTTTATGTTGACACACTGGTACTTGCCTTGATGCCCTCGATGCGGAAACCCAGGGTGTGTGTGGAGCTGAGGGTCTCTCTCCACTGCATGTAGCAAGGTTTGGTGACGGCCCTCTGGAGGTGCTCCTGGGGGCTGGGGGCCTCACTGTCCACCTCCAGCATCTTGTCATACAGATCCCTACGGAGCTTAGGCCGCTCCCGCGCTCGCACCAGCTCCTCCTCCAGATACGTCCTGAGAAGAGGACAACAGGGCCTCACAGCTAAGTTACTTCTCATTGTGTCTTGTCGTGTATGATGAGAGTGGAGTTGGTGTGGTGGCACTACAGACAACAGCATGCAAAGTCTTACTTGGTAGACAAAAAGAGAAGCAAAGTCAATGTATGCGCGGTGAAGGTCAGTTTCATTCTGCTAATGGAACTTCCTCTGTCTAAAAGGAGGAAGTCAGGAGGAGACTCCAGGGTACACAGCCTGATTGTTAGTTTAACTGTGTGACAGGGTGTGTTAGCTGACGGTGAGAGCTTGGGTAATGAATTGGATTGTATGTTTGTCAGAAGGGAGTCTCCAGGGGAAACCTGTGCCTGCAACCCCCCGTGTATGCGTGTGTACAGTTCTTTGTCTATGTACAGGAAATGTGAGGGCCTCTATGTGACACGACACCCCCACCAACTGTGGCAGGAAATCCTCAcagaaacagttttttttttatcaagagaAAAAGAAACAAGTTGACAGTGTGTATGTTCTGCTACCAGGAGCACTGAAGTGTAAGATGGGAAATGCTTGCTGATACTGCTAAATTATATTACTCCAACAGTGATTCGTTTGCCATTTTCTCAACATTGCTTAATACCTCCTTTCACCCAACCCTCCTAAAGGGCCAGACATGTAGTCTTCTGCACATTATTATGGAACAGACCTACTGCTGATAACTTACCTCACTCCCATCTTACAGTCCATGACACTGGGTTCATCAAAGTTGACCAGTAGATCAGTCATATGTAGGAAGGGTTCCCcatccctctccaccaccccATGGTATCCTGGTACAAAGCCCTGGAGCACGTCACCCTGCAGCCTCTCAAAGCACAGCTTCTCATTCTCGGAGAACTTCTTCAGAATGGTGCCTTCGCCGCCAGCTTTGAAATTACCTGGAAAAGAGCAGCACAGACACACTGACATTCCACAGCAAACCACTCACGACTGCCAGTTTATATTGACATTTTAGGGGGGGGGGACAAGACATATGACTTAGtgacttctgaaagtattcacacccctagactttttccacgttgtgttacagcctaaattaaaaatgtattaaaatgagaTCGTGTCActctctacaaacaatacccccataatgtcaacgtggaattatgtttttagaaatttgtacaaattcattaaaaatgaaatctgaaatgtctttagtcaatatgtattcaacccctttgttatagcaagcctaaataagttcaggaatgaagatttgcttaacaagtcacataataagttgcatggactcactctgtgcacaataatagtgtttaacatgatttttgaaagactacctcatctctgtaccccccacacatacagataattgtaaggtccctcagtcgagcagtggatttcaaacagattcaaccacaaagacccgggaggttttccaatgcctcacaaagggcaccgattggtatttttttgtatataataacaaattattaattattattataataaatgtcagagcagacgcttttatccaaagcgaattACAATCATGCATAGACACGTTTTTATGTGTGAGTAGCCACGGGAATTGAACTCACAATCCTGGCGTCACAAGCtccatgctctatcaactgagccatacaggaccacaaaaatgcagacattgaatattcctttaagCATGAAAAAGTTATTAATCACACCTTGAATAGTGTATCAATACaagcagtcactacaaagatacaggcgtcattcctaactcagttgccgtagaggaaggaaaccgccatGGTCGGCAAAGCAGCAAGCCAAAGCCCAACTAGCCTACTCTAAACCAGCTAGCACTATAACCCACAGTCAAAAACAAAACCTTTGCTTGCAGAGGAAAAAGCAGAGAGCGGAGACTTACTCAATGAGATTGACGACCGGGGCCCACACAATGGCAAAAGAGTCGAGGCTGGGTTACCAGAGCCAGGGAAAGAGGCGCTTCAGGGGAGAGGCCGTAGTGAAGTGGTCACCAAACTTTGAGTCAAGACCACTTTTGCAGTCAAAAAGCATGCAGAGTTCTACCGCTCATAATATTTTCTAAACAGGACTTAAAATgtaacattaacctaataaaaacagttctgtaggaatgaggtttgtgcagtaggcccaAACCTAAAGCATATTGGCTATAGGCCTGGCTTGCCAAtattcttctcagaccatattatatttcaaaacttgaGATTTGATAACtaatagatcagttggtgtagcacttgcaaGGCACAGCTGAGCATCAATTGAAATTATTTGTTCTTTCTCTGGACTAATGGTACCTGCATCCGATGGTAATGGTGCTTT containing:
- the LOC111963127 gene encoding inositol-trisphosphate 3-kinase A-like isoform X2, which codes for MPKEREKRRKTSKEAALSGAGIGEGFCKERRTSCKATENCDELCQMTEIRLPEVNAVLAQSSMMEVLRVPQVTITPDGGCSQEIEQEDWSDVNGPLRRNMSNSSISSTGSSIESEDDILSDNEKKSKGNITLEHLCEHTGESTPWWTLKNIVVNWPFVGSQRRNLSWVQLAGHKGNFKAGGEGTILKKFSENEKLCFERLQGDVLQGFVPGYHGVVERDGEPFLHMTDLLVNFDEPSVMDCKMGVRTYLEEELVRARERPKLRRDLYDKMLEVDSEAPSPQEHLQRAVTKPCYMQWRETLSSTHTLGFRIEGIKKADGTCHTDFKKTRSKEDVTQVFRDFSGGNTNIVNSYLSKLAKIQQALKSSEFFKRHESSLSPR